The window TTGCCCGGTAACCATCTTCTTAACCCGCTCCTCCAGGGTTGTAAAAGCAGGAGGTAAGAGAACCCGTTGATCAAGAAAGCGATGATTGACAGTCCTGATCTCCACAACCCAGGTTCGTTCCCCGTTCGTCGATTCACCGCGACCGAAACCGGTCATACTCCGTGGACGCATATATTTTCTTCTGTAAAATTAAATAAAGAACCCCGCCCAAGGGACTGGGTGTCAAAAAAATATTTTCCTGATTATGCCACCGGCAGCTGATCCAGACCTTAGCCCCGAAGCTTTGCAGGGAATAGGCATAATAATGAGGCCCCTACTGTACACTGGAACCCTTGGAAGAGCAAAGGTAGAAATTCCGATTCGATAATCGAGACAGTCTATTACGAGAAATTACAAGAGAAAGAGTCAGAACATCTGAGAATTACGAGGAGAGAGGACAAGATCCATCATAAAAGTGCATGCCGCAATTCATCGCAGCTTACTGAGGCTGTACCGACTTTACCCACAACAATGCCAGCAGCGTGATTCGCCAGCACAGCTGCATCTGTCATAGAACAGCCAGCAGCCAGCCCCAGGGCTAGGGTCGCAGCAACTGTGTCCCCGGCTCCAGTCACATCAAAGACCTCCTGGGCCATGGTCGGGATAGTAACAAGTGTCTCGTTATCACCTTCTAAGAGGGCCATGCCAGCCTCACCACGGGTGATCAGCACTGCCTCACAGGCTATATCTTCCCGGATATGACGTGCCGCAGCAAGCAAGGTATCTTCATCCCGAATATCCATACCGCTGATCCGGGAGGCCTCAAAATTATTCGGGGTAATAATCGTGGCACCGATAAAACGGTGGAGATTTTCCGGTTTAGGATCCACGATCAGAGGAAGAGCCTTTCCCGTGGAAAGACGCACGTCTTTGAGCAGACGATGGAGATGAGTCATCAGCTCTTCATTCACAACCCCTTTTGCATAATCTGAAACAATAACAGCGTCAAATTCTGCCAGGTGCTTGTCCAGATAGCGCAACATGCTTTCCAGGGTACGCTGACTCGGGGCACCTATTTTCTCTCGATCATACCGGACAACCTGCTGTCCCTGGGCCACAACTCGGGTCTTGATGGTGGTCGGTCGTTCGCCTTTAATCAGGCCTCCCACCGGGGCTGCAACCTTTTTCATCAGCCGAAGTAATTCATCCCCCATCGGGTCATCGCCGATAATTCCGCAAAGAGCACAGGAACCACCCAGAGAAATAATATTCCGCAGGACATTGGCACTCCCCCCGAGCAATAATTCCTCGCGAGTCACATTCACCACTGGCACCGGAGCCTCTGGAGAAATACGGGATACGGTGCCCCAGATAAACTGATCTAATATAACATCGCCGACCACCAGTATCCGGGTGTCAGAAAAACGCTCAACCTGCGCCTTCATCTTACTCATTCTGCTCTTTTTACTCGCTTTACTCGTTTGCTCTTATTTTTCCCGAAGCATTCATTTATTACACGATGCTCCGGTCCGGGTCCGACATCCCGCTGCTTGCGGCGTAACTTATTTTTCCACGACTCTGTCTAGCTCGACAAGGCGATCTGCCATGCGCTCGGCAGCAAAAACTAAGGATTCCAAATCCAGGAAATCCATCACATGTTGATCAAATAAAATCTTTACTCGGGCATCAAAACCATCTTCCACATCCTGATCCCAAAATAAAAGGTACAAAGGGACATGAGGAAGCACAGGAAGCACAGAAGCAAAATCCGCACTCTGGCCCTGTTCGTCATGACCTGCTTTTCCATCAATCTCTGCGCAAAGTGGGACGAGAGCCTGGATCCGCCCGGCAAATCGCTCCGCTAACCTGTTCTCACAATAGGTTGCCAAAGTTCGAATCTTGGCTATGGAATTGGGCAGACTTTCCATGCCCACCCAAATGCCGTGAGGAAGCCGGTCTTCGCTTGCCCCGCCTGCATGTCCAGCAGCATTGCCGCCAAAGGCAACATAGTTATAGAGGAGAATCTGATCCCTGGGATCAACAAGCTGTTCTCCATCCATAACCACCTCGTCCTGACCCAAAAAAATTGTCTGGCCGAGATAGCGGAATCGGAGTTGCTCTGGCGTATCTGCTGACCACTCAGTCCCTAGTCGCTGGCTGAGCTGATCAAAATCAACAGACTGGATCTTGGACTTTAAATGGGCAACCAAGGCCATATCCCGCTCATTCTGACCGCGCTCTACCTCTTCAAAACCGGCAGCACCCCGTGCAGAGCCAAATTCAGGAGGAAGCTGCGCCTTGTCCACATAGGGACAAAGGTTCGGTGAAACTCCGCCCTTGGTTACAGCAACAGCAAAGGCGAGGCAGGCTGCGTAGCCGCACTCGCCACAATTTGTTGCTGGGATATATTTCAAAAAATCATGTGGCGTCATCTGAAACCATATCCTTCTGAAAGGAGTTAGTGCTTCTACGAATCACCACTGCACTTTCATGCGTTGTTGTCCCGCCCCTCTCAAAAAAAGGAGAGGCTAGGAAGAGAAGGTGTTACTGAAAAACAGGACTACCAGGATTTTATCAAACCAGAGAGCAGAAAGAAAAAGATCTTATTTCATCTTCTTATTCAGAGCTGCTGTAACCTCTTTGGTCATATCAACATTCTTATCAAAATACAGCACAGCGGTGTTCGGCATAATTACAGAAATACCCTTTGCCTTGGCAACCTGCTCCACAATGCTTTCCAGCTCTTTCATAATCGGGGCCAGATGTTTTTCCTGCAAATTTCTCATCTCCAGGTTCGCATCATCCTGTTTGACCCGAAAATCACGTTTTTTGCGTTGCAGTTCAAGGGCCTTTTCCTTCTTTGTTGCTTCATTCCAGGCATCTGCTTTTTTCTGCAATTCTTTTTGAAATGCCAATACTTCCTCTTTTTCTTTATCAAGGGAGGCCTTGAACTCTTTCATCTTTGCCTCCATTTTTTTCTTGGCTGCTATGCCAGCACGGGACTTATCCAGAACCTGCTGCAGATTGACCACTCCAACACTAGGAGCGGCGCTCGCAGAAACAACTGTAAAAATTGTCAGAAATAAAAACACAGATGAAAAAATCAACGCACTCGTTCGTTTCACAACCAAGCTCCTTTTTATAAACGTTATCAGTATTTCACTTAGGTACGCAGTCTCTCCGTCCCAGCCCGCCTCAACGCACGAGCTTTACCAGGAAAAACCGACATCCTGCAAGGATATCAAAAATGCCGCAAATAATAACTTAAAGAACAAGAAAAAAAATCCACTTGCAAGAGATCTACCTTTTTCAACCACCTCATTTTACGAGAGAAAAAAAACACCCCTCTTGTACCGAACAGGATTTTTTCCCTTTGCTATCCTAACCGAACAAGGGAGGAATTCAAGATTTTTTTTTAGAAACTGAACCTCTCTGAGACTGAGGCCGATCCGGTGATACAACGGAGCTGTATGCATGACGAAGCCACAAGCTAATTATTTATAATATCAAAATTCTTATCATACACATCTGTTTTCACCTCAAAGAAGCCGAGTAAGGTATGAAAGAGATTATCATGACTGTATTCCTTATCTTTTTTTTGCTGAAGCAGATGAAGATTAATGTACTGTCTAGCCTGTTCCCCGAACCACATCAGTGCGCCAATATGCTTTTGCGCTTCCGGGGCAATCATATAGGGTAAGCCATGCAGATAAATGCCTCCCTCCCCTAAACTCTCGCCATGATCACTGAAGTAGATCATGGCCGTCTCGCGCTCCTTATCATATTTTCTCAAAAAATTAATTGTCTTATCCAAGAAATAATCCGTATAACGCAAGGCATTATCATAACTGTTTATTATTTCCTCCTGACTGCAATCTTCCAGCTGATTTGTTGTACAGGTTGGCGTAAAGACCTCGAATTGCTTTGGATACCTTTTATAATAGGCTGGTCCGTGATTCCCCATCTGGTGGAGAACAATGAGAATATCCCTCCCCTTATGCTCTGCGATATACTGATCAATTCCAACCAGCATTCCCTCGTCTCTGCACTCCCCGTCATCACAGATAGTGTTATTCTCCGAGGTTCTATAATCTTCATAGGGTACACGCAGAGCTACCCCCTTTGAATCAGAGTTATTATCGCGCCATAAGATATCAACCTGACCGGTATGATGCAATACATCCAAAACATTCTCGGTTCGCTTTCCCTTGCTTGAGCTGAATTCTGATCTGGGAAAGACGGAAAACATACATGGCACCGAATATGCAGTTGAGGTTCCGCAAGAAAACACCTTGCTGAAATTATAAATATCTTCATTTTTCAAAAGAGGATTGGTCTCCCTCGGATAACCATCCAGAGAAAAATGATCAGCCCGAGCCGCCTCGCCCACAACAATAATAACAAGCTTTTTGGCCGCATGATGACCATCGACGACAGCATCAGCACCCAGGGCCGTCACCTTCACTTTATGCAGATTAAGATCCTTCTGGATATATTTTGATAAAGAATACACATTCTACCACGCTTTTCCCACCAGCTCAGGGACATTTCATTAACCGATAAAAAACAGCTTATTGACCAGCCCAGGTGTTTTTCAACGAGAAAAATTTATCTCTTTGAATCTATCACTTTTTAGGCAATCATATAAGGACTATTTGCACTAAAAACAGAAATTCCCTTGCAAAACCACAGCAGCCCATCTACTTTAGCAGTGTTTATGTTACAGTTCGTCAAGGTACCGTTCCTGGAACGGAAACATAACTTTTTTAATCAGTGCCCAGGAGAAATAACCTCCAAGGCAACCTAACGTAAGAGGCATCCAGAGGCAGACGTGACCAGTAAAAAACCGATCAACATCAACTCAGTCGAAGAATTAACCTGTAGCAATAAATTCGGTACGTTTTTCGGAGTTCCCCAATCTATTTTTGATCAGGTTTGGCAAGAACTCAGCAGTCCGAAAAAGAACTCTGTCGCCTATGTCTCGATGGAGATCGGCGCAGATCCGGATATTTTTCATCCTGTACAGGATTTCCTCAAAGAGGAAGAATACACAACAAGTCCAGACCCGACTGTTCAGCTGTTTCTTGATAAATATCTTCAGGGACCGAGAAAAATCCCCAATTACAGTGGTGGTTTGGGCGTGCTTGCCGGAGATACGCTGAAAAGCTTTGCTGATACCCATATCCCGGTCATCGCTATTTCCCTGCTCTACCGAGAGGGATATTTTTCCCAGCTTGTTGATTCCCGGGTCGGTCAGATTGACCAGGCCACGAGCTGGTCACCCGAGGCAACCCCGACCCTTTTTCAGCTGCAGGATCCTGAAAATCCAGGACAGCCACTGGAGATCACGGTTCCTTTTTTTAATGAATACGATCATCCTACCATGGCAAAGGCCCATGTCTGGATGAAGATGGAGGTCAGCGAGGAATTGGATTTTTTTGTCCCGGAATTCCTCCTGGACTACTCCATTCCTTCTTCTCCCCCTTGGGTTCGGGAAGCAGGCCTGCGATTATACAATGCCAAGTCGGCTATTATGAAGGCAAATCAGCGTCGCATGCTCGGTTCCGGCATTTTACCGCTGACGGAAGCCCTTGGCCTAACGCCCCATACCATTCATCTTAATGAACAGCACGGGGTCGCGGTCACCCTGCATCTGATACTTCGCCAGCTGAAAAGAACCTTGGGAAAAGATCTCAGAACAACTATGCGTGACGAGGACATTATGGCAGCTGCCCAAGAGGTTGCCCGCCAGATAGTCTATACCATCCATACCCCGGTGAAGGCTGGGCATGACCGCTTTGCCCGCTCACTTTACACAGGTATCAGCCACGAGACCTGTCACCGCATTCTTGACCTGTTGGCCCATGATTCTGATTCCCCTCATGAGTATAATTTCACGGCCTTTGCCATGCGGGTCAACCGAGCCATTAACAGCGTCAGTCGCCTGCACCGTGATGTGACCAGAAAGCAGTTCCCTGATGTTGCGGAGAAGATAAAGGCCATCACCAACGGTGTGCATCATCTGACCTGGATCAGCGAGGCACGAGCAGAGCTTTTTGATACAACCAAAGAGCTGGAGGGATGGCGCGATGACCCAGGTGTCTTCGCCCATATGCAGCTGCCAGATGAGCAGGTCTTTCGCAAACAATTACAGCAGGCCTGGCACAAGGATAATGAGATTCTGATAGACTATATCAACACAATGCTTTCTGATCATCGTACACAGATGGACAGCACTTGGATTGACCCGCCTAATTACCTTTCCCACCTGCGCCCGGAACAATCCCTTTTGCAGCCAGATGTGTTCACGGTAGGCTTTGCTCGACGTTTTTCCACCTATAAACGTGCAGATCTTATTTTTGACAATATGCCTGCTTTGGCGGACATTCTGGTAAAAAATAATTGGCGCATCAATTTCATCTTTGCTGGCAAGGCGCATCCTCAGGATGAACCGGGAAAATCTGTCCTGAAACTCATTCTGGATAACCAGGAAGAGCTCTACACCCGCAGTAATGGGCTGGCGCAGCTGATTTTCGTGCCTGGCTATGATATGCAGATTGCCAAGATGATGGTTTCTGGTGTACATACCTGGCTGAACAGTCCCAAGCGACCTTTGGAGGCCTCCGGCACCAGTGGTATGAAAGCAGCCATGAACGGCGTGCCTAATCTCAGTGTTATGGATGGCTGGTGGGTGGAAGGATATCATGAAGGGGCAACCGGCTGGAAATTCGGGTATGATGGCCCGTTAAACGCCGACAGCCTGAGCGAGCATCCAGACACATTGCTCTATGCCGAGGATTCGCAGTCCTTTTATCAGCTCCTGCCCAAGGTCCTTGAGCTGTTCTACGAGCGCCACGACGAATACATGCAACTTGCTGTCAACAACCTGCGCCTGAATGTCCCCATATTCAATACCCACAGAATGGCAGCAGAATATGTTCGCAAATATAATCTGGATCTACCGGAAGAGACGAGCGCCCGTATGAAGAGATTTCAGAACCTGTACCAAAGTGAGCCCTCTGATGCCTGAGTGGAGTCACCGGCTAGAAGTAAGGAAATAGACAAGGAGAAAACTATCATGGCCCGCCATATCAACCCGAGCAGATCAACAAATAAGGCTATTGACGCCCTGGATCGGAAACGAGAGAGAGAGCGTCGTTTTATCCTGAATAAGGCCAGAGATAACGCCCCGGATCTGGCGATAAAGCTGGTGCAGCGTCTTGTAGATGAGCACATCATTGAAACCAATGATGTGCATGCTATTCAACAGGGAGTTGAACGACAGTTGCGTGAACCGGCTGACATGGAGGAGTTCGAGATTCGTCTCAAGATCGCTGATTTCCGAACCTTGGTTCCAGATCCTAACATACTCAGTCTCTACCTGACAGCCTATGTTATAGAAGATCTTATCAAGCATCCCAAAATTCAGGATGTCTTTGGTGATGACATTGATGTCTACAAGACCATTGATACCGTATTGAGCACCCTGAGAAAGTAAGCACGTGAGCAGCAGTAAACCCGCTTTGGTTTTTGCCAACAGCAAGGGTGAAATAATAGATTATGAAGGGCTCACTATGGCCGGAGCCAGTGGAGATACTTTTCACTGCCCGGATCACAGGGAGCTGATTGAGCTACCTGAAGGGAGTGAGCTCTTTGTTCTGCCGAGTAGACTTCCGGTCGGCATTGAGCCGGACAGTGGTGATCCGGCCCTGCTGGATTGCGATCCCTACACCGGGGAACAAGGTATCTCCGCAGTTGCTGCTTTTATGGCCCCAGCCCATACAGCTGTGTACACAGCAGCGTATCAAAGTCAGGAAAAGGCTCCCCTTCTGCCCCTGTTTGCCTATACTGCGGTTGGATGGATGGATGGTAAATTCTGGGTAACTGCCTTTCGCAGTGACCAGGACTCGCGCCAGGATGCAGCGGAATTTGATCAGGATCTGATTAATAAACGCACAGCAAAAAAGCTGAAGCAGCACAAAGACAACCGCCTGATTCAGCATTTGGGCAAATGTTGCCTAACCTATGGCTGCCCAGCTGCCCGGAATTATTTCCTGGGACGTTGGGAAGCTCCTCTGCCTAGCTCCCCTCACTGTAATGCCTCCTGCGTAGGCTGCATTTCCTTGCAACCTTCAGGCTGTTGTCCATCCACCCAGGATCGTATTCGCTTTATTCCAACAGCCCGTGAGATTGCCGAAATAGCAGTCCCTCATCTGGAAAGCGCGCCTCGTCCTGTGGTCAGCTTTGGTCAGGGCTGCGAGGGCGAGCCGCTTCTCCAAGCTCCTACCCTGGAAAAATCAATTGAGCTGATCCGCCAGCAGACCCCAAAGGGGACTATTAATCTGAACAGCAATGCCAGCCTACCAGATGCGGTGAAAAAACTGGTCGCAGCAGGTTTGGATTCTATCCGGGTCTCCATGAACTCAGCGCGCCCGGATTTTCACCAACGTTATTACCGTCCTTCAGGATTCACCTTCTCGGATGTACGCCGCTCCATCGAGGTTATGAAAGAGGCAGGCAAGCATGTTTCCCTGAACTATTTCATCCTGCCCGGCTTTACTGATGATCCCGAGGAATATGATGCGCTCTGTGAGCTCATCGCCGCAACCGGTCCTGATCTTATCCAGTTGCGCAACCTGAATATGGACCCGGAGCATTACAGAAAGGCCGTCCAGCATGCGCCCAAACAACAACCGCTGGGTATGCTCCTCTGGCTGGACAATTTAAAAAAAGAGTTTCCTGCTCTCAAATTCGGCTATTTCAACCCTTACCTCGGCTGATTTTCTGCTCCAAACAGGCTTAGGCTTCTTCCGTCAATCGCTCCAAAAAAACGGCCAGCCCCGTCATGCCCACAACATCCCAACTCGGATCAACTCGCATATCAACATGCCAGGAGTTGGGTAATCTCTGCCAGACGCTGTTCCCCCTCTTCCATCCCCTGCTCATCATTACGCTGAAAAAATGCACAGGCCCGTTCCCAGGCCTGCTGCACGGATCCTGCACCTTGCACTTGACATGCCAGCGTATGGCCAAAAAAATAATTCTCAGCAAAATAATGGGTGAACTCTTTGAGTCTGCCGAGACGACGCTCTGGGGGGAAACGCTGCAAGGCGGC is drawn from Candidatus Electrothrix aestuarii and contains these coding sequences:
- a CDS encoding radical SAM protein, which translates into the protein MSSSKPALVFANSKGEIIDYEGLTMAGASGDTFHCPDHRELIELPEGSELFVLPSRLPVGIEPDSGDPALLDCDPYTGEQGISAVAAFMAPAHTAVYTAAYQSQEKAPLLPLFAYTAVGWMDGKFWVTAFRSDQDSRQDAAEFDQDLINKRTAKKLKQHKDNRLIQHLGKCCLTYGCPAARNYFLGRWEAPLPSSPHCNASCVGCISLQPSGCCPSTQDRIRFIPTAREIAEIAVPHLESAPRPVVSFGQGCEGEPLLQAPTLEKSIELIRQQTPKGTINLNSNASLPDAVKKLVAAGLDSIRVSMNSARPDFHQRYYRPSGFTFSDVRRSIEVMKEAGKHVSLNYFILPGFTDDPEEYDALCELIAATGPDLIQLRNLNMDPEHYRKAVQHAPKQQPLGMLLWLDNLKKEFPALKFGYFNPYLG
- a CDS encoding sulfatase-like hydrolase/transferase; this encodes MYSLSKYIQKDLNLHKVKVTALGADAVVDGHHAAKKLVIIVVGEAARADHFSLDGYPRETNPLLKNEDIYNFSKVFSCGTSTAYSVPCMFSVFPRSEFSSSKGKRTENVLDVLHHTGQVDILWRDNNSDSKGVALRVPYEDYRTSENNTICDDGECRDEGMLVGIDQYIAEHKGRDILIVLHQMGNHGPAYYKRYPKQFEVFTPTCTTNQLEDCSQEEIINSYDNALRYTDYFLDKTINFLRKYDKERETAMIYFSDHGESLGEGGIYLHGLPYMIAPEAQKHIGALMWFGEQARQYINLHLLQQKKDKEYSHDNLFHTLLGFFEVKTDVYDKNFDIINN
- a CDS encoding OmpH family outer membrane protein translates to MKRTSALIFSSVFLFLTIFTVVSASAAPSVGVVNLQQVLDKSRAGIAAKKKMEAKMKEFKASLDKEKEEVLAFQKELQKKADAWNEATKKEKALELQRKKRDFRVKQDDANLEMRNLQEKHLAPIMKELESIVEQVAKAKGISVIMPNTAVLYFDKNVDMTKEVTAALNKKMK
- the rfaE1 gene encoding D-glycero-beta-D-manno-heptose-7-phosphate kinase, with protein sequence MSKMKAQVERFSDTRILVVGDVILDQFIWGTVSRISPEAPVPVVNVTREELLLGGSANVLRNIISLGGSCALCGIIGDDPMGDELLRLMKKVAAPVGGLIKGERPTTIKTRVVAQGQQVVRYDREKIGAPSQRTLESMLRYLDKHLAEFDAVIVSDYAKGVVNEELMTHLHRLLKDVRLSTGKALPLIVDPKPENLHRFIGATIITPNNFEASRISGMDIRDEDTLLAAARHIREDIACEAVLITRGEAGMALLEGDNETLVTIPTMAQEVFDVTGAGDTVAATLALGLAAGCSMTDAAVLANHAAGIVVGKVGTASVSCDELRHALL
- the glgP gene encoding alpha-glucan family phosphorylase — its product is MTSKKPININSVEELTCSNKFGTFFGVPQSIFDQVWQELSSPKKNSVAYVSMEIGADPDIFHPVQDFLKEEEYTTSPDPTVQLFLDKYLQGPRKIPNYSGGLGVLAGDTLKSFADTHIPVIAISLLYREGYFSQLVDSRVGQIDQATSWSPEATPTLFQLQDPENPGQPLEITVPFFNEYDHPTMAKAHVWMKMEVSEELDFFVPEFLLDYSIPSSPPWVREAGLRLYNAKSAIMKANQRRMLGSGILPLTEALGLTPHTIHLNEQHGVAVTLHLILRQLKRTLGKDLRTTMRDEDIMAAAQEVARQIVYTIHTPVKAGHDRFARSLYTGISHETCHRILDLLAHDSDSPHEYNFTAFAMRVNRAINSVSRLHRDVTRKQFPDVAEKIKAITNGVHHLTWISEARAELFDTTKELEGWRDDPGVFAHMQLPDEQVFRKQLQQAWHKDNEILIDYINTMLSDHRTQMDSTWIDPPNYLSHLRPEQSLLQPDVFTVGFARRFSTYKRADLIFDNMPALADILVKNNWRINFIFAGKAHPQDEPGKSVLKLILDNQEELYTRSNGLAQLIFVPGYDMQIAKMMVSGVHTWLNSPKRPLEASGTSGMKAAMNGVPNLSVMDGWWVEGYHEGATGWKFGYDGPLNADSLSEHPDTLLYAEDSQSFYQLLPKVLELFYERHDEYMQLAVNNLRLNVPIFNTHRMAAEYVRKYNLDLPEETSARMKRFQNLYQSEPSDA
- a CDS encoding DUF3786 domain-containing protein, with the protein product MKYIPATNCGECGYAACLAFAVAVTKGGVSPNLCPYVDKAQLPPEFGSARGAAGFEEVERGQNERDMALVAHLKSKIQSVDFDQLSQRLGTEWSADTPEQLRFRYLGQTIFLGQDEVVMDGEQLVDPRDQILLYNYVAFGGNAAGHAGGASEDRLPHGIWVGMESLPNSIAKIRTLATYCENRLAERFAGRIQALVPLCAEIDGKAGHDEQGQSADFASVLPVLPHVPLYLLFWDQDVEDGFDARVKILFDQHVMDFLDLESLVFAAERMADRLVELDRVVEK